Proteins co-encoded in one Nitrospira sp. genomic window:
- a CDS encoding metallopeptidase family protein → MARCDHVSFEDFEKLVQQAIADLPLPYATLMESIAVVVEEEPPQDVREDLELDSEDDLLGLYQGQSLAADSFFGPGGEQPPRISIYRGPILRMCESPEEVVQEVRDTVVHELGHHVGLDDDDMPY, encoded by the coding sequence ATGGCCAGGTGTGACCATGTCTCATTTGAGGATTTTGAAAAGCTGGTTCAGCAGGCGATCGCGGACCTACCTCTTCCCTACGCTACGCTCATGGAATCTATTGCCGTGGTTGTAGAAGAAGAGCCGCCGCAAGACGTGCGTGAAGATCTTGAGCTGGATAGTGAAGACGATTTGCTTGGACTGTACCAAGGTCAGTCACTCGCGGCTGATTCGTTCTTTGGGCCAGGAGGGGAGCAGCCGCCACGAATTTCCATTTACAGGGGGCCAATCCTCCGCATGTGTGAGAGCCCTGAAGAAGTGGTGCAGGAAGTGCGTGATACCGTTGTCCATGAACTGGGCCACCATGTCGGTCTCGACGATGACGACATGCCGTATTGA
- a CDS encoding prolipoprotein diacylglyceryl transferase, with amino-acid sequence MPYPNIDPVFVALGPIQLRWYGLMYLIGLTAAYFLIQRKVAHKGLAIRKDQVYDMVVYAAFGVFLGGRIGYTLFYNFSYYIQNPLKLLAVWEGGMSFHGGLIGTAIALIWFSKRQGIPTYTIADLATAVTPIGLGFGRIGNFINGELYGRSTDVDWCMVFPAGGFACRHPSQLYEAALEGLTLFAVLWWIDRRSTPPGTIFWTFITGYGMSRLIVELFREPDQHLGFIFGPITMGQILSIPMVAIGLIMLVLGYQRARQKAAHA; translated from the coding sequence ATCCCCTACCCAAATATCGATCCAGTTTTTGTGGCACTCGGCCCCATCCAGCTCCGTTGGTATGGGTTGATGTACTTGATCGGCCTGACTGCGGCGTACTTCCTTATTCAACGAAAAGTTGCCCACAAAGGGTTAGCGATCAGGAAAGACCAGGTCTATGACATGGTCGTCTATGCGGCCTTCGGTGTATTTCTAGGTGGCAGAATTGGCTATACGCTGTTCTACAATTTTTCCTATTACATCCAGAACCCGCTGAAACTTCTGGCGGTCTGGGAAGGGGGCATGTCCTTCCACGGTGGACTTATCGGGACCGCTATCGCACTCATCTGGTTCAGTAAACGGCAGGGCATTCCGACCTATACCATTGCGGACTTAGCGACAGCCGTCACGCCGATTGGATTGGGGTTTGGCCGGATAGGCAACTTTATCAACGGGGAACTCTATGGCCGATCGACGGATGTGGACTGGTGCATGGTCTTCCCGGCAGGGGGCTTCGCCTGCCGCCATCCCTCGCAATTGTACGAAGCCGCACTGGAAGGGCTGACGCTGTTTGCGGTGCTCTGGTGGATCGATCGACGTTCGACCCCGCCTGGTACGATCTTCTGGACCTTCATCACCGGATACGGCATGAGCCGACTCATCGTTGAACTCTTCCGTGAACCGGATCAGCACTTGGGCTTTATCTTCGGACCGATTACCATGGGCCAGATTCTTTCCATTCCGATGGTGGCGATCGGACTCATTATGCTCGTCCTAGGCTACCAGCGCGCGAGGCAGAAGGCTGCGCACGCTTGA
- a CDS encoding YtxH domain-containing protein, with amino-acid sequence MSEQGNQVAKAAAFIAGGAVIGAGLGLLFAPQTGVETRRSIGRYARKAQVQTSRWGRAVKSGVEEVLDRKSAKAKSTEESRPQLTAVLN; translated from the coding sequence ATGTCGGAGCAGGGGAATCAGGTCGCCAAGGCAGCAGCATTCATTGCCGGTGGGGCGGTCATTGGAGCAGGACTCGGGCTCCTCTTCGCTCCACAGACCGGTGTGGAAACTCGTCGAAGCATTGGCCGGTATGCCCGCAAGGCGCAGGTGCAGACCAGCCGATGGGGTCGGGCCGTCAAGTCTGGGGTGGAAGAAGTGCTGGACCGTAAATCGGCCAAAGCGAAGAGTACTGAAGAGTCGCGGCCGCAATTGACTGCGGTCTTGAACTAA
- a CDS encoding DUF3365 domain-containing protein, translated as MRLLKIFLPLGLVLVLLCPQSGWSQTSQKEAEQTAALLATLLNAGRVVIERNQPLINDSGRGEKGFTPEVFERLILDEFLQQTQIDLTHASSAMPSQAKDLLSLLLITSKEVVADAQFVINQRGIGYKNFIPATFGSQAARKFSKRSKVTIKQAALEPRNLQNAPDEYEEMVLKRLASQPSSTTPIVEWLGGGQLLRAVVPIYYSEDCLVCHGNPKGILDMSGYPREGAQAGGLAGAISIQIPSDHR; from the coding sequence ATGCGTCTCCTAAAAATCTTTCTACCTCTTGGCTTGGTCTTGGTTCTTCTCTGTCCCCAAAGTGGCTGGTCACAAACTTCCCAGAAGGAGGCCGAACAAACGGCAGCGCTCTTAGCGACCCTCCTCAATGCAGGGCGTGTCGTCATTGAGCGGAACCAACCGCTGATCAACGATTCAGGGAGAGGCGAGAAGGGATTCACACCTGAGGTGTTTGAACGGCTCATCCTCGATGAATTTCTCCAGCAAACACAGATCGACCTGACACATGCGTCCTCCGCTATGCCCTCGCAGGCGAAAGACTTGTTGAGTCTGCTGCTCATCACAAGCAAAGAAGTGGTGGCGGACGCCCAGTTCGTGATTAATCAGCGCGGGATCGGCTATAAGAACTTTATCCCGGCCACATTCGGAAGCCAAGCCGCGCGGAAATTCTCGAAGCGGTCGAAGGTCACGATTAAACAGGCCGCCCTCGAACCAAGGAATTTGCAGAACGCTCCGGATGAGTATGAGGAGATGGTCTTGAAACGACTTGCGAGCCAACCGTCCTCGACCACCCCGATTGTAGAGTGGCTTGGCGGTGGACAGTTACTCAGAGCTGTGGTGCCGATCTATTATTCAGAGGATTGTCTTGTCTGCCATGGAAACCCCAAGGGAATCCTTGATATGTCCGGCTATCCGCGAGAAGGTGCTCAGGCAGGAGGACTGGCCGGGGCCATTAGTATTCAGATCCCCTCGGACCATCGGTAG